A portion of the Natronococcus sp. AD-5 genome contains these proteins:
- a CDS encoding TrkH family potassium uptake protein, whose protein sequence is MTWRIDWQASVSLVGTVVKYLALTMLIPLAVALIYREDIWVFVASILFTVAIGLSLEQLEDDPDIGPEEALLLVSLAWLAAAIVGTIPYLLAGYGTESTLAHPVNALFESMSGFTTTGATVMGEIGFERHSHALLLWRQLTQWLGGMGIIVLMIAILPELAVNGAQLMQTEAPGPELQKLTPKIAETARALWLVYFWFTVVYICLLYGLHLVGLAPEMNFYNAVAHGFTTLPTGGFSPEADSIAAFSAAVQWVVIPFMVIAGVNFALFWHALRGEFRELVSDTEFRAYAGAIAVFTAVLSVLLVRGAAPALEIGGETGGLTENTIRQAAFQIGSLLNSTGYATSDFAQWETNAQIVLLFAMFVGGSAGSTGGGVKVIRWLVVFKAIRRELFVAAHPNAVRPVRLAGHVIDEDAVRGIFAFTLLYLLLFGVSAVFLAVDSARIGYDLSTLEAVSASLATIGNIGPGFGSLGPFGSYLQFSDASKLLMTFLMWVGRLEIVPVLALFISGLEQS, encoded by the coding sequence ATGACGTGGCGGATCGACTGGCAGGCGAGCGTGAGCCTCGTCGGGACGGTCGTCAAATATCTCGCACTGACGATGCTGATTCCGCTCGCGGTCGCTCTCATCTACCGAGAAGATATCTGGGTATTCGTCGCCTCCATTCTGTTCACCGTCGCGATAGGGCTCTCGCTCGAGCAACTCGAGGACGATCCGGATATCGGGCCCGAAGAAGCGTTGTTGCTCGTTTCTCTCGCGTGGCTCGCCGCTGCGATCGTCGGGACGATTCCGTACCTGCTCGCGGGATACGGTACCGAATCGACGCTCGCGCACCCGGTAAACGCCCTGTTCGAATCGATGAGCGGCTTTACGACGACCGGGGCGACCGTCATGGGCGAGATCGGTTTCGAACGGCACTCGCACGCGCTGTTGCTGTGGCGCCAGCTCACGCAGTGGCTCGGCGGGATGGGTATCATCGTACTGATGATCGCTATCCTCCCGGAACTGGCCGTCAACGGTGCGCAGCTGATGCAGACGGAAGCTCCCGGCCCCGAGCTACAGAAACTGACGCCGAAGATCGCGGAGACGGCGCGGGCGCTCTGGCTGGTCTATTTCTGGTTCACGGTCGTGTACATTTGTCTGCTGTACGGGCTGCACCTGGTCGGACTCGCGCCGGAGATGAACTTTTACAACGCCGTCGCCCACGGGTTTACGACGTTGCCGACGGGCGGCTTCTCCCCGGAGGCCGACAGTATCGCGGCGTTCTCGGCCGCCGTCCAGTGGGTCGTCATCCCGTTCATGGTGATCGCCGGCGTGAACTTCGCGCTGTTCTGGCACGCCCTTCGGGGCGAGTTTCGCGAACTCGTCTCGGACACCGAGTTTCGAGCGTACGCCGGCGCGATAGCCGTGTTTACCGCGGTGCTCTCGGTGCTGTTAGTCCGCGGCGCGGCGCCCGCGCTCGAGATCGGCGGGGAGACCGGCGGACTGACCGAAAATACGATACGACAGGCGGCGTTTCAGATCGGATCGCTGCTGAACTCCACGGGGTACGCGACGAGCGACTTCGCCCAGTGGGAGACGAACGCCCAGATCGTCCTCCTGTTCGCGATGTTCGTCGGCGGATCGGCCGGATCGACGGGCGGCGGAGTCAAGGTTATCCGGTGGCTCGTCGTGTTCAAGGCGATCCGGCGGGAACTGTTCGTCGCTGCCCATCCGAACGCAGTTCGCCCGGTTCGCCTCGCCGGCCACGTCATCGACGAAGACGCGGTCCGAGGGATCTTCGCGTTCACGCTCCTGTACCTGCTGTTGTTCGGCGTCTCGGCCGTGTTCCTCGCGGTCGATTCGGCTCGAATCGGCTACGACCTGTCCACGCTCGAGGCGGTCAGCGCCTCGCTGGCCACCATCGGGAATATCGGACCGGGGTTCGGTTCGCTCGGGCCGTTCGGAAGCTACCTCCAGTTCTCCGACGCCTCCAAACTGCTCATGACGTTCCTGATGTGGGTCGGGCGCCTCGAGATCGTACCCGTCCTCGCGCTGTTTATCAGCGGACTGGAGCAGTCCTGA
- a CDS encoding TrkH family potassium uptake protein: MRIQFRTVGRDAGRIVQIVSLMAFVSIPVAMLHREYYAIPALVASGLAMLAFGGAFARLFADAPEPDKLHGMLTAAAAWGIVGVFGALPLLLIAWTITVDPFPAWTNTPPLNETTAAFQDPLNGIFESLSGFTSTGLTMANTEEELTATMQWWRSFTEWIGGVGVIVLTVGILARPGSGSLTLYESEARSTKIHPSIVSTVHEIWKIYLVLTVGAVGLFLTVGMPAWGAINHAMTGISTGGFSIHADSIGHYDSPLVEYAVVPVMVAGSIAFPVHYLIFNGEIKNLYTDIQTRWVFIWFSVGSAVLTGVLYLRGTYDSLEESFRYGLFQFVSGTSNAGFGTTAIGNGTEQVWTADTTLIVCAGMLTGAAAGSTVGGIKLIRAITLVKGARWRIAGTFTPDSAVRHLDIGDRSLDEGQASKELEEAAIVLILWLIFLAVGLAVLLATLPTEIPTEYAIFEVMSAQSTVGLSAGITGPDMPVAAKVVFLVNMWIGRLEIIPVLVLLRSAMVRAGLYDQ, from the coding sequence ATGAGGATCCAGTTTCGGACGGTGGGGCGGGACGCCGGACGGATCGTACAGATCGTCTCGCTCATGGCGTTCGTCTCGATCCCCGTTGCGATGCTCCACCGAGAATACTACGCGATCCCGGCGCTCGTCGCGTCGGGTCTCGCGATGCTCGCATTCGGCGGGGCCTTCGCTCGACTATTCGCCGACGCACCGGAGCCGGACAAGCTCCACGGGATGCTTACCGCAGCGGCCGCGTGGGGGATCGTCGGCGTCTTCGGTGCGCTCCCCTTGCTCCTGATCGCGTGGACGATCACCGTCGACCCGTTTCCGGCGTGGACGAACACGCCTCCGCTCAACGAGACGACCGCCGCGTTCCAGGATCCGTTGAACGGGATCTTCGAGAGTCTCAGCGGATTCACCTCGACGGGGCTGACGATGGCGAACACGGAGGAGGAACTCACCGCGACGATGCAGTGGTGGCGGTCGTTCACCGAGTGGATCGGCGGCGTCGGCGTCATCGTTCTGACGGTCGGCATCCTCGCGAGACCGGGGAGCGGCTCGCTCACGCTGTACGAGAGCGAAGCTCGATCGACGAAGATCCACCCCAGCATCGTCTCGACGGTGCACGAAATCTGGAAGATTTACCTCGTCCTCACGGTCGGGGCCGTCGGGTTGTTCCTCACCGTCGGAATGCCGGCGTGGGGAGCGATCAATCACGCGATGACCGGTATTTCCACCGGCGGGTTTTCGATTCACGCCGACTCGATCGGGCACTACGACAGTCCGCTCGTCGAGTACGCGGTCGTTCCGGTGATGGTCGCGGGCAGCATCGCATTCCCCGTCCACTACTTGATATTCAACGGCGAGATCAAGAACCTCTATACGGACATCCAGACACGGTGGGTCTTCATCTGGTTCAGCGTCGGATCGGCCGTCCTGACGGGGGTACTCTACCTCCGCGGTACGTACGATAGTCTCGAGGAGTCGTTCCGATACGGACTCTTTCAGTTCGTCTCCGGGACGTCGAACGCCGGGTTCGGCACGACGGCGATCGGAAACGGAACGGAACAGGTCTGGACCGCCGACACGACGCTGATCGTCTGCGCGGGAATGCTCACCGGCGCCGCCGCCGGTTCGACCGTCGGCGGAATCAAACTCATCCGCGCGATCACGCTCGTGAAAGGCGCCCGGTGGCGTATCGCTGGCACGTTCACGCCCGACTCCGCCGTACGGCACCTCGACATCGGCGATCGATCGCTCGACGAGGGTCAAGCGAGTAAGGAACTCGAGGAGGCGGCGATAGTACTCATTCTCTGGCTGATCTTCCTCGCGGTGGGACTCGCCGTTCTCCTCGCGACGCTTCCGACGGAGATTCCGACCGAGTACGCGATTTTCGAGGTCATGAGCGCACAGAGTACCGTCGGGCTTTCTGCCGGGATCACCGGCCCGGACATGCCCGTCGCCGCGAAGGTCGTGTTTCTCGTCAATATGTGGATCGGACGGCTCGAGATCATTCCCGTGTTGGTCCTCCTCCGCAGTGCCATGGTGCGCGCCGGGCTGTACGATCAATAG
- a CDS encoding potassium channel family protein produces the protein MYLVIIGAGNIGSNLIELAVDDGNDVVVIETDEKRANEVSAEYDCLVLNADATNHSTLKDADVDRADAIISTTDVDAVNIMVMLLAQEHDVPNLVSVVHDPENLPVFRKIGVTLIENPQRLIADTLYHSVRYPNVGDFIELDDQTELVELDVTEDAPMDGELLATAKESGALPDGCLVVALERDGEIRAPRGETTIRAGDTVTVFTDDSALSAAVTAFTEDHE, from the coding sequence ATGTATCTCGTAATCATCGGCGCAGGGAACATCGGTTCGAATCTCATCGAGCTCGCAGTGGACGACGGCAACGACGTCGTCGTTATCGAAACCGACGAGAAACGAGCGAACGAGGTCTCGGCGGAGTACGACTGTCTCGTCCTCAACGCCGACGCGACGAATCACTCGACGCTCAAGGACGCGGACGTCGACCGCGCCGATGCTATCATTTCGACCACCGACGTCGACGCCGTCAACATCATGGTGATGTTGCTCGCCCAGGAACACGACGTTCCGAACCTCGTCAGCGTCGTCCACGATCCCGAAAACCTCCCCGTCTTCAGGAAGATCGGCGTTACGTTGATCGAGAACCCCCAGCGACTGATCGCGGATACCCTCTATCACTCCGTCCGGTATCCGAACGTCGGCGACTTCATCGAACTCGACGACCAGACCGAACTGGTCGAACTGGACGTCACCGAAGACGCGCCGATGGACGGGGAACTCCTCGCGACGGCGAAGGAGTCGGGAGCGCTACCCGACGGCTGTCTCGTCGTCGCACTCGAGCGAGACGGAGAGATTCGGGCACCGAGGGGGGAGACGACGATCCGTGCGGGTGACACGGTGACGGTGTTCACCGACGATAGCGCGCTGAGTGCCGCCGTGACGGCGTTCACCGAAGATCACGAATGA
- a CDS encoding universal stress protein — protein MATEEGCNVVLVPNHAGRMERNLVPLRGDTSTERITDFVDDLTTDALRKVSLFHVADAETERDGGRALLESSRRKPVDAGIDDRLIDVDLVVSNDVVGTITERAKEYDAIVTGGTEPSLVDRIFGDIPHRIGQVAGCPAFVVPPRT, from the coding sequence GTGGCTACGGAGGAAGGATGCAACGTCGTTCTGGTGCCGAATCACGCCGGTCGGATGGAACGGAATTTGGTCCCCCTTCGTGGCGATACGAGCACGGAGCGGATCACCGACTTCGTGGACGATCTCACCACCGACGCGCTGCGGAAGGTGAGCCTGTTCCACGTGGCGGACGCGGAAACGGAACGAGACGGTGGGAGAGCGCTCCTCGAGAGCAGCCGTCGAAAACCGGTCGACGCGGGGATCGACGACCGGTTGATCGACGTCGATCTCGTCGTATCCAACGACGTGGTCGGAACGATTACCGAGCGGGCGAAAGAGTACGACGCGATCGTCACGGGTGGAACCGAACCGTCACTCGTGGACCGCATTTTCGGCGATATTCCGCACCGAATCGGTCAGGTGGCCGGATGTCCCGCCTTCGTCGTTCCGCCCCGAACATAG
- a CDS encoding amphi-Trp domain-containing protein, which yields MPEEVLFKFERSMERGEIADYLRSVADTLERGDDLTLEAGDESITLSPPARPTFEIKAERETSRSGGPAELSVEFELEWDEGDENGGDGELRIE from the coding sequence ATGCCTGAAGAAGTACTCTTCAAATTCGAACGCTCGATGGAGCGCGGCGAGATCGCGGACTACCTGCGGTCCGTCGCCGACACGCTCGAGCGCGGTGACGACCTCACGCTCGAGGCCGGCGACGAATCGATCACGCTGTCGCCGCCAGCGCGTCCGACCTTCGAGATCAAGGCCGAACGCGAAACCTCGCGTTCCGGCGGTCCGGCCGAGCTCAGCGTCGAGTTCGAACTCGAGTGGGACGAGGGCGACGAGAACGGCGGCGACGGCGAACTCCGGATCGAGTAG
- a CDS encoding adenylate kinase translates to MAQPRILILGAPGAGKGTQSAKIADEFDVEHITTGDALRANKDMDISEMDTEYDTPREYMDQGELVPDEVVNAIVDEALSQADGFVLDGYPRNLEQAEELEDMTDLDVVLYLDVGEDELVHRLTGRRMDPETGEIYHVEYNPPEDPEVEARLEQRDDDTEETVKERLRVYRENTEPVIEYYEDEGTLERVDGEQSPDEVWKDVKATIEDAA, encoded by the coding sequence ATGGCACAGCCACGAATCCTGATCCTGGGCGCGCCCGGAGCAGGGAAAGGAACCCAGAGCGCAAAGATCGCGGACGAGTTCGACGTCGAGCACATCACGACCGGCGACGCGCTCCGTGCGAACAAGGACATGGACATCTCGGAGATGGACACCGAGTACGACACGCCCCGAGAGTACATGGACCAGGGCGAACTCGTCCCCGACGAGGTCGTCAACGCCATCGTCGACGAGGCCCTCTCCCAGGCCGACGGCTTCGTCCTCGACGGCTACCCGCGAAATCTCGAGCAGGCCGAGGAACTCGAGGACATGACCGACCTCGACGTCGTCCTCTACCTCGACGTCGGCGAGGACGAACTCGTCCACCGCCTGACCGGCCGTCGGATGGACCCCGAAACGGGCGAGATCTACCACGTCGAGTACAACCCGCCGGAGGATCCCGAGGTCGAGGCGCGACTCGAGCAGCGCGACGACGACACCGAGGAGACGGTCAAAGAACGGCTGCGAGTCTATCGAGAGAACACCGAACCGGTTATCGAATATTACGAGGACGAAGGGACGCTCGAGCGCGTCGACGGCGAGCAGTCCCCCGACGAGGTCTGGAAAGACGTCAAAGCGACGATCGAAGACGCCGCGTAA
- a CDS encoding DUF7289 family protein, giving the protein MSDVGDGAPISTERGQAALIGFVILIGMVAVASAGILLVGGEVLTATEHQTEEERVLQAFIELSQNMHTVSANDDVSQSIDLDAGEHGAVVKTNTSTLHISGGDVNETIHIGAIEYEGDDGTRIAYQAGAVFHETGEETQVVSSPPIYFDAEAESLSFPIIKAKDEADLSSGDITVRHSETDPLTEANLVQGDTVTVKITSEYYRGWETYFERQGGPTSVQGVETYEENQSGTVTVEFGYREVSDAFSSGAVYASDFESHKHQNVSAENASFPPLDEEINRLMNETDPEDEDVTDLETVSGYHSLEDGVYYADEIDGGQLDFNLSDGNATLVVDGDIKTEDETITVNDYEEGNSLGVYTTGDYLASSNHAGHVCVTKNDCEENEDATVIQMVLSSESIAEIGFGSGARYEGVIYAGGSGEDWSSSCGMQVCFQSNFDFYGSVVASSVEVQSSAGEFEYDESLEDAELDIYPDESLLPPQITYLNVAEHQIEIEEN; this is encoded by the coding sequence ATGAGTGATGTCGGCGACGGAGCACCTATTTCGACGGAGCGCGGTCAAGCCGCATTAATCGGGTTCGTGATACTGATCGGAATGGTGGCCGTCGCCAGCGCCGGAATCCTGCTGGTCGGTGGCGAAGTCCTGACCGCGACCGAACACCAGACCGAGGAAGAACGCGTCTTGCAGGCGTTTATCGAACTCAGTCAGAACATGCACACCGTCTCGGCAAATGACGACGTCTCACAATCGATCGATCTCGACGCGGGGGAGCACGGGGCGGTGGTGAAGACGAACACGAGTACGCTTCATATCTCGGGCGGAGACGTCAACGAGACCATCCACATCGGTGCGATCGAGTACGAGGGAGACGACGGTACCAGAATCGCTTACCAGGCCGGAGCCGTCTTCCACGAAACGGGCGAAGAGACGCAGGTCGTCTCCTCGCCACCGATCTACTTCGACGCCGAGGCCGAATCGCTCTCGTTCCCGATCATCAAGGCGAAAGACGAGGCGGATCTCAGCTCGGGGGACATCACCGTCAGACACAGCGAGACAGATCCACTGACGGAAGCGAACCTCGTTCAGGGAGATACCGTCACAGTCAAGATTACAAGCGAATACTATCGCGGTTGGGAAACATATTTTGAGCGTCAGGGTGGGCCAACATCAGTTCAAGGAGTCGAAACCTATGAGGAGAACCAGAGCGGAACGGTCACCGTTGAGTTTGGGTACCGAGAAGTATCCGACGCATTCTCTTCAGGTGCAGTTTACGCAAGTGATTTCGAAAGTCACAAACATCAAAACGTTTCGGCTGAGAACGCGTCCTTCCCGCCACTCGACGAGGAAATAAATCGGTTAATGAACGAGACGGATCCCGAGGATGAAGACGTGACTGATCTCGAGACGGTTAGCGGGTACCACTCCCTCGAGGACGGCGTCTATTACGCAGACGAAATCGATGGTGGACAGTTGGATTTCAATCTTTCGGACGGGAACGCGACACTCGTCGTAGATGGGGATATCAAGACTGAAGACGAGACGATCACCGTAAACGATTACGAGGAAGGGAACAGTTTAGGTGTGTACACTACTGGCGATTATCTTGCGAGTAGCAACCATGCAGGACACGTCTGTGTCACTAAAAACGATTGTGAAGAAAACGAGGATGCGACAGTAATACAGATGGTTCTATCTTCCGAATCCATCGCTGAGATCGGGTTCGGTAGTGGTGCGCGGTACGAAGGTGTAATCTATGCAGGCGGAAGCGGAGAAGACTGGAGCTCGAGTTGTGGAATGCAGGTGTGCTTCCAATCAAACTTTGATTTTTACGGGTCGGTGGTCGCCTCATCAGTTGAGGTCCAGTCCAGCGCTGGAGAGTTCGAATACGACGAGAGCCTCGAGGACGCTGAGCTCGATATTTATCCAGATGAATCCCTGCTCCCACCACAGATCACCTATCTTAACGTCGCCGAACACCAGATCGAAATAGAAGAGAACTGA
- a CDS encoding DUF106 domain-containing protein, protein MTRTAEKINALVREDSSMTDALEAIREEADRNGGEVQWGDVNDDLTSGQWGRLIEKGVLVDGDDGFEIADREAYDEALDSDGSTDVSDVDIDEEEASWSQWDKMAGAGSVLLMIGYWFDSVRDTVGSTINFALGPLDAALPFYAVILSVALLTGLYSTLLQANLMNPERIGKYQERMKAMQDKQQDVRDRKNEAEERGASEAEIERLENEMEKVREEQMEAMADNIGMFKEQFRPMVWIMLLTIPLFLWMYWKIQSVGVADAEATVIMPIVGETGWSDGLLGPMQAWIVWYFLCSMGFTQLLRKSLNIDMTPTSA, encoded by the coding sequence ATGACGCGTACAGCCGAGAAGATCAACGCCCTCGTCCGCGAGGATTCCTCGATGACGGACGCCCTCGAGGCCATTCGGGAGGAAGCCGACAGGAACGGCGGCGAGGTCCAGTGGGGCGACGTCAACGACGATCTGACCAGCGGACAGTGGGGTCGACTGATCGAGAAAGGTGTGCTGGTCGACGGCGACGATGGGTTCGAAATCGCCGACCGCGAGGCCTACGACGAGGCGCTCGACAGCGACGGTAGCACCGACGTTTCCGACGTCGACATCGACGAGGAGGAAGCGAGCTGGTCGCAGTGGGACAAGATGGCCGGCGCCGGGTCGGTCCTGCTGATGATCGGCTACTGGTTCGACTCGGTGCGAGACACCGTCGGGAGCACGATCAACTTCGCACTGGGACCGCTCGACGCGGCGCTGCCGTTCTACGCCGTGATCCTCTCCGTCGCGCTGCTGACCGGCCTGTACTCGACGCTCCTGCAGGCGAACCTGATGAATCCGGAACGCATCGGGAAGTACCAGGAGCGGATGAAGGCGATGCAGGATAAACAGCAGGACGTTCGCGACCGCAAGAACGAAGCCGAAGAGCGCGGCGCGAGCGAGGCCGAGATCGAGCGCCTCGAGAACGAGATGGAGAAAGTCCGCGAGGAGCAGATGGAGGCCATGGCGGACAACATCGGGATGTTCAAAGAGCAGTTCCGACCGATGGTCTGGATCATGCTGTTGACGATCCCGCTGTTCCTCTGGATGTACTGGAAGATCCAGAGCGTGGGCGTCGCCGATGCGGAAGCGACCGTCATCATGCCGATCGTCGGCGAGACCGGCTGGAGCGACGGACTGCTCGGCCCGATGCAGGCCTGGATCGTCTGGTACTTCCTCTGCTCGATGGGCTTTACGCAACTGCTTCGCAAGTCGCTGAACATCGACATGACGCCGACGAGCGCCTGA
- the cmk gene encoding (d)CMP kinase, with translation MLLTVSGPPGSGKSTTAELLADAFDLDHVSGGDIFRELADERGYTPLEFNKLAEENETIDRDLDRRLREIAIEEDHLVLESRLAGWLAGDHADFRFWLDAPPQVRGHRIAEREEKDHARATEETKAREASEAQRYEEYYGIDIRDLTIYDLSVNTARWDPDAVLDMLVTAVEEYDPNGDEGKSTVTGVEYDF, from the coding sequence ATGTTACTCACCGTCTCCGGCCCGCCGGGAAGCGGGAAGAGCACGACTGCGGAGTTGCTCGCCGACGCGTTCGATCTCGACCACGTCAGCGGCGGCGACATCTTTCGTGAGCTGGCTGACGAGCGCGGCTACACCCCCCTCGAGTTCAACAAGCTCGCGGAGGAGAACGAGACGATCGACCGCGATCTCGATCGCCGGCTTCGCGAAATCGCCATCGAAGAGGATCACCTCGTGCTCGAGTCGCGCCTGGCGGGTTGGCTCGCCGGCGACCACGCCGACTTCCGGTTCTGGCTCGACGCGCCGCCGCAGGTCCGCGGTCACCGGATCGCCGAACGCGAGGAGAAAGATCACGCTCGAGCGACCGAGGAGACGAAGGCGCGCGAGGCGAGCGAGGCCCAGCGGTACGAGGAGTACTACGGCATCGACATCCGGGATCTGACGATCTACGATCTCTCGGTGAACACGGCCCGCTGGGATCCCGATGCCGTCCTCGACATGCTCGTGACCGCCGTCGAGGAGTACGATCCGAACGGTGACGAAGGAAAGTCGACCGTCACCGGCGTCGAGTACGACTTCTGA
- a CDS encoding RNA-guided pseudouridylation complex pseudouridine synthase subunit Cbf5, with product MALRGPPEERSPADLLTFGVVNLDKSPGPSSHQVSGWLRDAVADTLAERDEGTIDQAAHAGTLDPKVTGCLPIMLGDATRLAQTFLEGAKEYVAVLECHAPVPTDVESVAAEFEGPIYQKPPRKSAVSRRLRVREIHDFEVLETDDRRALLRIRCESGTYVRKLCHDLGLALGTGGHMGHLRRTATTPFDDSTLHTAQEFYDALAFWLEDDDPEPLFEVVEPAERILEHVPSVVIAESAARQVATGAPVYAPGVLEADDVDHGSLVACYTPNGAAVCLGAVAGDPDAESGVVVDLERVLV from the coding sequence ATGGCACTCCGTGGCCCACCCGAGGAACGCTCGCCCGCCGACCTCCTCACCTTCGGGGTCGTCAACCTCGACAAATCCCCCGGACCGTCCTCCCACCAAGTGAGCGGCTGGCTTCGCGACGCGGTCGCCGACACCTTAGCCGAGCGCGATGAGGGAACGATCGACCAGGCGGCCCACGCCGGCACCCTCGATCCGAAGGTGACCGGCTGCCTCCCGATCATGCTCGGCGACGCGACGCGGCTCGCACAGACGTTCCTCGAGGGCGCGAAGGAGTACGTCGCCGTCCTCGAGTGTCACGCCCCCGTTCCGACCGACGTCGAGTCGGTCGCCGCCGAGTTCGAGGGGCCGATCTACCAGAAGCCGCCGCGAAAGAGCGCGGTCTCGCGTCGCCTGCGCGTGCGCGAGATTCACGACTTCGAGGTGCTCGAGACCGACGACCGACGGGCGCTCCTGCGAATTCGGTGTGAAAGCGGCACCTACGTCCGGAAGCTCTGTCACGATCTCGGCCTCGCGCTGGGGACGGGAGGGCACATGGGACACCTCCGGCGGACGGCGACGACGCCGTTCGACGACTCGACGCTGCACACCGCCCAGGAGTTCTACGACGCGCTCGCCTTCTGGCTCGAGGACGACGATCCCGAGCCGCTGTTCGAGGTCGTCGAGCCGGCCGAGCGGATCCTCGAGCACGTTCCGAGCGTGGTGATCGCCGAGAGCGCGGCCCGACAGGTCGCGACGGGCGCCCCGGTGTACGCGCCGGGCGTGCTCGAGGCGGACGACGTCGATCACGGCTCGCTCGTCGCGTGTTACACGCCGAACGGGGCGGCGGTCTGCCTGGGAGCGGTAGCCGGCGATCCGGACGCGGAGAGCGGCGTCGTCGTCGACCTCGAGCGCGTGCTGGTCTGA
- a CDS encoding ABC transporter substrate-binding protein, translating to MGSDVTRRAVLRRTATVGAIGSVGIAGCLDENGTAGTDDTLTIGAIQPVSGELEYYGRISLMGFYSGLAYKYDLEPIEELTTGTYELEPDDGPTIEIIVEDTEFVPDRAQRVAEDLVVDDDIDILFGGSSSDGVRQIIPNVVDEANVPFIIGPAADGDITVSENHCHELAFRASEHTAMDARAGGRYVAEEGDVSTVAIFAAEGAFGEGVANNYREVLEAQGVEVLEPRFVEAGYSEFEGMFDEAIDQGADGVVGGFTFITLPEFLPTAMAYEDVQVFGGFAELVTTRVVGQSVVATLGENFTAEDIEDAGLGPFTTRYHWNQYDNEINDDFVVLHVNAYDQVPDLFSAGTFVGASALAQAVEETDSTAGEEIAEAMRGMTVADTPKGEDAYTFQEHNNQAASAMTVAWPVPTSEVYEDTWDASVMPGEPIRTYEPDEVTVPADEASCDLS from the coding sequence ATGGGGAGCGACGTCACACGACGCGCAGTGCTGAGGCGGACCGCCACGGTCGGCGCGATCGGTTCGGTCGGTATCGCCGGCTGTCTCGACGAGAACGGTACCGCAGGAACCGACGACACGCTGACGATCGGGGCGATCCAGCCCGTCTCGGGCGAACTCGAGTACTACGGCCGGATCAGCCTGATGGGGTTCTACTCCGGACTGGCGTACAAGTACGACCTCGAGCCGATCGAGGAGCTGACGACGGGGACCTACGAGCTGGAGCCCGACGACGGACCGACGATCGAAATCATCGTCGAAGACACCGAGTTCGTTCCGGATAGGGCCCAGCGCGTCGCGGAGGATCTGGTCGTCGACGACGATATCGACATCCTGTTCGGGGGATCGTCCTCCGACGGCGTTCGCCAGATCATTCCCAACGTGGTCGACGAAGCGAACGTTCCGTTCATCATCGGCCCCGCCGCCGACGGGGACATCACTGTCTCCGAAAACCACTGTCACGAACTCGCGTTCCGGGCGAGCGAGCACACGGCGATGGACGCCCGCGCCGGCGGCCGGTACGTCGCGGAAGAGGGCGACGTCTCGACGGTCGCCATCTTCGCGGCGGAAGGGGCGTTCGGAGAGGGAGTCGCCAACAACTACCGGGAGGTGTTAGAAGCGCAAGGCGTCGAGGTGCTCGAGCCGCGCTTCGTCGAAGCGGGGTACAGCGAGTTCGAGGGCATGTTCGACGAGGCGATCGACCAGGGTGCCGACGGCGTCGTCGGGGGGTTTACGTTTATCACGCTACCCGAGTTCCTTCCGACGGCGATGGCCTACGAAGACGTCCAGGTTTTCGGCGGGTTCGCGGAACTCGTCACCACGCGGGTCGTGGGCCAGTCCGTCGTGGCGACCCTCGGCGAGAATTTCACCGCGGAAGATATCGAAGACGCGGGGCTCGGTCCGTTCACGACGCGGTACCACTGGAACCAGTACGACAACGAGATCAACGACGATTTCGTCGTTCTCCACGTCAACGCCTACGATCAGGTCCCCGACCTCTTCAGCGCCGGGACGTTCGTCGGCGCGTCGGCGCTCGCCCAGGCGGTCGAGGAGACCGACTCGACCGCCGGCGAGGAGATCGCCGAGGCGATGCGCGGGATGACGGTCGCGGATACGCCGAAGGGCGAGGACGCCTACACCTTCCAAGAGCACAACAACCAGGCCGCCTCCGCGATGACCGTCGCCTGGCCGGTCCCGACGAGCGAGGTGTACGAGGACACCTGGGACGCATCGGTGATGCCCGGAGAGCCGATCCGGACCTACGAGCCCGACGAGGTAACGGTTCCGGCGGACGAGGCGAGCTGCGATCTCAGCTGA